CAAACCCGCATCTTTCATAGAATGGTGTCAATCCTTCCCGACAGCGGAGGGTGAGAATCACATCTTGTAGCTTAGGATGGGTGACGGTAGCATCGACAATTTGGCGACCGAGATTTTCGCCTCGACGCGACTCGGCCACGATTACCTCATATATCATCGAATATTGGTAGTACTCAGCTTTGCACGTTAAGTAGCGCCGCGTTGTAGGCGAGGGTAGCGGACGATGCTGCCAATCACAGATCTTCTGTCGTGTACGGANGTACTCAGCTTTGCACGTTAAGTAGCGCCGCGTTGTAGGCGAGGGTAGCGGACGATGCTGCCAATCACAGATCTTCTGTCGTGTACGGAGCCAATCAACGAGTTCGAGTCACTGTCGCCCGAGCAACAGCACCACGCGAAAACCTACACCACAGGTCTTGTTGCCGCCAGCAACAAGACCGTGGCTGGGATCGCACGCGAGGTCATTCCCGCACAGGGCAAACGAGCAGTCAACAAGTTCCTCACCGAGTACGATTGGGACGAGGATCAGGTAAACCACGAACGCCTCGAAGAGTTGCAGAAACACGGTGAAACGCGCTGGTCACAGGATGGCTACATCATTCTCGA
Above is a window of Halococcus salifodinae DSM 8989 DNA encoding:
- a CDS encoding GNAT family N-acetyltransferase — its product is MIYEVIVAESRRGENLGRQIVDATVTHPKLQDVILTLRCREGLTPFYERCGFELHDRDIEMPDGETITYWTMVHESSEL